Part of the Prevotella communis genome is shown below.
TGATGCCAGCACTTACGGCTCTGATAGCTTGGGGCAAGGAGCATTTCAATGAAGTGGTAACAGATTAAAAGTTACAGATAGAGTATTATGACTGACTACAACTCAATCTGGCGCACGCAGGACGAGATAAGGACAAAAGCCCTGGCCTGCAAAGCAAGTCAGGGTTTTACTATTTAACAAGACGAACTGTTTACGAGACCTCAATGGCCTTGGTGACTTTCTCCTTCGCCTCGGACTTTGGCATGGTGATGGTCAGGATGCCGTCCTCTACCTTGGCAGAAATCTTGTCGCGGACCACATCATCAGGCAGCGTGTAGTTCTGCTCGTAGTTAGAATAGCTGAACTCACGGCGCAGGTAGTGGCGGTGACTGTCCTCATGCTTGTGTTCCTGTTTGTTCTCAATAGCGATGGTGAGGTTGCCCTCGTCATTGACGCCTACGCGGCAATATTCTTTCTTGATGCCTGGAGCTGCAAGTTCCATGGTGTAGGCCTTTTCACTCTCCTTGACATTGACTGCGGGTGCTGTACTGTTGGCACGAGGCATCCAATCATTGTTAAAGAAATCCTCAAATACTGTTGGCATCCAACTGTTCTGAAACATTACTGGTAACATAATCAATACCTCCTAATTATACTTTTAGTTTAACTTATTTGTTCTTGATCGCCTCGGCTCATTCCCGAGCAAGCTCGCCTACCCGTGGCCTTTCGCTCCGGCTTACACCTACAAATAAGCAAAGTACATGCCCAAGAAAAAAAGCGCTCGTAATCTTGTCAAGATGGCAAGGATTTTAAACTCGATTAAACGATGCTGACAATTCCTTAAATTCAATTTAACATGACTGACATTCCTTTAAAATCCCTTAAACTTTGGACGGAAAGTCTGTCAGTCTTCAGGTCCAGAACTCCTTTTCTCCAGTCTGCTCCATCCGGCCCTGGCACTTGGGACAAGTATGTCCGTCCCATAGTCGGATATGCTCGCTGCCGCATTGCAAACAAAGCCTGCCGACCTCGCTTCTGTACGAGGGTGCCACGTCGGCAATGATACCGCCCACCACAATGTTCTGGATGCTCTTGCAGTCGGGACACGACACGGCACGTATCTCTTGGCGGAAGAGTCCTCTGCCTTCGTACACCTCGGCTTCGTAGCCACACTGGCTACAGCGATATTTGAGTTTCCAGGCCATTTCTTTACTGAAAATCGGTTTTGCTGGGGCAAAAATACATAATTCTGCCCGATTTTTCGTACTTTTGCAGCAAAATTGCAATTAAAGATGATTAGAAATCTGTTATTGGTAGCATTAGGTGGAGCCGTCGGGTCTGTATTAAGATATCTGATATCTTCTTTGAATACCTCATTCCCTTGGGGTACTTTCGCCGTTAATATACTTGGCTCCCTGCTGATAGGACTTTTGGTTGGCTTCGTAAGCAAGGGAGTGCTGTCACCTGAAATGAAACTGCTGCTCGTGACTGGTTTCTGTGGTGGTTTCACCACATTCAGCACTTTTGCCAGCGAATCCTTTGGCATGATAAAGGCAGGTGATGCCCTGCAGATGGCTCTTTATGTTGCAGCCAGTGTTATTGTCGGTATCATGGCAGTCTGGAGCGGCATGGTACTCTCAAATCATCTCATTCGTGGATAGCAGTATGACGCTCCGTGAACTCATAAACTCAGTTGATGCAGAGCAATATAGTGAATCAACACTATTCCTGCAGCTCACAAAGACCAAACCCGAATATGGCACCAACCGACATATTCAGGTGGCCGAGTCAGATGGGCACCATCGACAAGCTCATGAGCTATGATGACTATATCTACGACGAGGCCATCAAGGAGCAGAAAGCCAAGATGTACGAATAAAAAAAACGATTATATAAAATGAGCCTTCACCATCGCTGCAATCATCTGTTTGTCATGCAGTTTCGGTGAAGGCTCTTTTTTTGTCCCCAAGCCTTTGAATTTACGAAGTTATTTCATAAGCACTTTCTTACCATTCACTATATTTATACCGCGGCTAAGTCCTTTTTGTCTTATCCCCATCAGATTATAGACTGGTTCCGTTTTCCTTTCACATATCTCCACGTTATCAATTTCATTAACCTGATAGTCTTTGCTTGTTTTATGTTCAGCAGTAATGTTTCCAGAGCCCTCATTGTACCAATACCAGTAATAGAAGGACTGCAATGGTTTATCCCACAAATTAATACCAGCCCTGGAAAATTGAGTCATTCCCTGACTTAGAATAATCAGATTTCCGTCATATCTTCCAAAATAATCTCCATTAGGGTTGGAATTCTTGAATGTCGGGTCTGTAGGAATCCATCCATAATCTTCATGATAGAAGTCTGGCCACACATGATAGCCACCATTCACCCATACACCCATATTATGACGGGCGGGAATCCCCTTATATCTCATCAGATTGACAAACAATGTCGAAAAGTCTCCACATTCACCTCCTCCTGCCCGAAGGATTTCAGCAAGTGTACGCCAGCTGCCATTGATATAGCTATAGTTTTCGGCCACATATTCATAACAGCGCTTCGCATAGTCCAGGATGTCAGAGGACTGACCCCACAATTGATCCCCAATTTGCTTGATGGTATTGTTATCAAGATCAATATAGTAGCCATCACTATCGAGATATTCATCCGGATCTACATCAGTACATATATTCTTTTTCGACTTATCATTGAAATCTATCTGTACCGTTTTTGTCTTGTATTTGAATGACTCATAAACACTAAAACTTTTGCCTTCAAAAGTGCCATCGTAGAACAACACCTTATTAGTGGCGTTAGCATCAATAAACGTACCACAGTTTGATTCCAACATACTAATCTCCTGATACTCATTTGTAACAGGTGCAGGAAGCAAGGTGATTAATCTTGTGACATTCATGTTCCCTGTTTTCGAGAACACAGCCTTGTTCGTAAAACTAATCTCACTCTGGCTATAGACAGACAATGAAACTAGCGAAAGAATGACGACGCAAAATAACTGTCGAAAATCGTAATAAACTGCTTTCATAAGGTAAAAATTATATAATCTGCTACAAAAGTAATACTTTTCTATCAATTCCAATGATTCTTGTTGTATTTTTTTAGAAGCAACTTCATTTTCCCTCAGCCCTCAGCATTCTGCCTTCAAACATCAGCCTTCAGACATCAGACATCAGACATCTTACATCTTCCCTCTTACATCTCCCGACATCAGCCCTCGGCCTTAATACGCCAATTTCGCCTCTTTGGCCAAAACCTGGCGTACAAATGCATTAATTGTAACCCCAGCCTGCTGAGCCATAGCAGCAATCGCACTATGGATTTCGGGAGAGACCCTTACATTAAACGTTCCGCTATACGGCTTACATGGTTCTACTCCACGTTCAGCGCAAGAAGCCAAATAATCCTCAACAGCACCCTCAAAGTCCTGTCTCAGCTCATCCAGTGTTTGTCCTTCATAAGTAATCGTATGCTTGCTCATGCCTTGCACTTTCCCAAACAGACAATTATCTTCTTCACTATACTCCACACTTCCCGTGTAACCTTTGTACTTCAGAAATCCCATAATTATTCCTCCTTTTTCTTTAAATATCCGTTTGCATCTAAATAGGTAGACGCAAAAGTAACTAATTTTAGTTACACACCCAAATATTTACGAAACTTTTTTTGAAAATCATCCCTCATCCCTCAGCCCTCTTACATCTTCCGCCCTCAGACATCTTACATCTTCCCTCTTACATCTCCCGCCATCAGACATCAGACATCAAACATCAGCCCTATAGTATCCCTTCGCGTTGCAGAATCTCCAGCATCTCTGCAGGTGTAACCACAATGGGCTTCTTTGGAAAATGCTTTGTATTGCCTGTCACAAGATAGGCATCTTCTTTCGACATGGCAACTTCATAGAAAACGACATCCTTAGGATCAGGAAAGAATTCATCACTCAACACACGTTCTCCACGAACTCCATTACTGACTATTTTGTCTAACGCCCATTTAACAAGATGCTCAGGGATGCCAAACTTCTTACGACGTAGCACCTCTGAATACTCACTGAGAATCTCCTCATTGTAAATGGGCGTCAGTTTACATTGCAAAACAGCCTCCCATAGTTTGGAAGTTGCTGCTTCCAGATTCTTAGTTATATATGCCGACACAATCACATTTGTGTCAATGACTGCTTTAATCATTTCCGACCAGCCCTTTCTTTACGTGCCAGTCGAATTTCTTCGTTGATTTCATCCAACGTGAACTCAGGTCTGTCGCTGGCTGCAACCATATTTCTGAATTCACGAAATTCCCTCAAGGCCTCATCCTCCACATCCTTTGGATTTGCACTTATCTTAAAAGGAATGCTGCGCGTTCTCACAACAGCATTTGCGAAGATGTTGATAGCAGCATTAACACTCATGCCCATACTTGAACAGAGTGCA
Proteins encoded:
- a CDS encoding Hsp20/alpha crystallin family protein — encoded protein: MLPVMFQNSWMPTVFEDFFNNDWMPRANSTAPAVNVKESEKAYTMELAAPGIKKEYCRVGVNDEGNLTIAIENKQEHKHEDSHRHYLRREFSYSNYEQNYTLPDDVVRDKISAKVEDGILTITMPKSEAKEKVTKAIEVS
- the crcB gene encoding fluoride efflux transporter CrcB; translation: MIRNLLLVALGGAVGSVLRYLISSLNTSFPWGTFAVNILGSLLIGLLVGFVSKGVLSPEMKLLLVTGFCGGFTTFSTFASESFGMIKAGDALQMALYVAASVIVGIMAVWSGMVLSNHLIRG
- a CDS encoding transglutaminase-like domain-containing protein, which encodes MKAVYYDFRQLFCVVILSLVSLSVYSQSEISFTNKAVFSKTGNMNVTRLITLLPAPVTNEYQEISMLESNCGTFIDANATNKVLFYDGTFEGKSFSVYESFKYKTKTVQIDFNDKSKKNICTDVDPDEYLDSDGYYIDLDNNTIKQIGDQLWGQSSDILDYAKRCYEYVAENYSYINGSWRTLAEILRAGGGECGDFSTLFVNLMRYKGIPARHNMGVWVNGGYHVWPDFYHEDYGWIPTDPTFKNSNPNGDYFGRYDGNLIILSQGMTQFSRAGINLWDKPLQSFYYWYWYNEGSGNITAEHKTSKDYQVNEIDNVEICERKTEPVYNLMGIRQKGLSRGINIVNGKKVLMK
- a CDS encoding type II toxin-antitoxin system HicB family antitoxin — translated: MGFLKYKGYTGSVEYSEEDNCLFGKVQGMSKHTITYEGQTLDELRQDFEGAVEDYLASCAERGVEPCKPYSGTFNVRVSPEIHSAIAAMAQQAGVTINAFVRQVLAKEAKLAY
- a CDS encoding putative toxin-antitoxin system toxin component, PIN family; amino-acid sequence: MIKAVIDTNVIVSAYITKNLEAATSKLWEAVLQCKLTPIYNEEILSEYSEVLRRKKFGIPEHLVKWALDKIVSNGVRGERVLSDEFFPDPKDVVFYEVAMSKEDAYLVTGNTKHFPKKPIVVTPAEMLEILQREGIL
- a CDS encoding type II toxin-antitoxin system RelB/DinJ family antitoxin → MAQVSMTVRMDSQLKQNFDALCSSMGMSVNAAINIFANAVVRTRSIPFKISANPKDVEDEALREFREFRNMVAASDRPEFTLDEINEEIRLARKERAGRK